CACGCGGTGGTGCTGAATCGCGACGGCGTCCTGCTCGGTGCGATAGAAAAAGCCGGAGTTGAGGGCGCCGCTATCGATTACGTCAATGGCGGTCCGCAAACCGCTCGTCCTGAAATGACGCCGGCACTCGCGGCAAAGCTGCTCAAGGATCATCGCTACATTCTGATCACAACAGGGATGGGAAAGTACCTCGGCCGCTATTGTCTGGAAAACTCAAGTCCTGCGATCGGCGCCGAGCGGACGCAGCAGGAAAAATAGAACGATCGCCATCGCCCAGGCCGCGGCGCCGCCGATGAGCGGAACCGGACCGACGCCCGCGAGCCAGAGCGGAATGGCGTTGCGGCCTGCGATCAACTTCGGCCACAGCTTCGATCCGAGCACGAAACCGCAGTGAAGGCCCGCCGACAGATATACATTTCCGGTTTGCAAAAATGCCTCGCCGAGAACGATTCCCAGCAAAAAGAGGCCGAGCATAACGGGAATCGCGGTCGTCGGATGGCGCATCTGATCGACGCTGTGCGCGAGCGTGATCAATCCGGCGCCCGGCTCGAAGCCGTTCACATAAAACGCCGATGGAGAACGCACCAGGTGCGCAATCGAATACACGGCCGCGCTCAGGATCAACGCGCCCATTCGACCAAAGTCGCGCTTCAAGCCTCCGAGCAAAAACGCGCGGAAGAAGGCCTCCTCCATAATCGCGATCGCGATCGCCGATAGCAGGTATTTCGGAAATCGCGAAGCTGCGGCAGCGAGCGATGCGCTCGCCCAGCCGCCCATCGCGAGCGCCAGTGCTCCGAGTATGGCGATCACGACGAGCGCGGCCACGAATCCTCGCAGTGCGCGCCCCAGGTTGCCGGCGGGATTGGCGAAACCCGCGCTGAGCAGCGGTATGAATCGCAGGCCGCGGCTGTTCCAGAGAAGAGCGACGAAAACTGTGACCATCACGACGCGATCGAAGATGCGGGGGAACGGGATGTGAAAGCCCGCCACCGCGACCAGCATTCCTGCGATCGGTGCGAGCAATACTGCGGCGCCGATTGCGGCCGCGAGCGTTAGCGCCAGTCTGGAAGTGAACGACATGCGGTTTTCCGGCGTCCGACCGATACCGATTGCCCGGGTGCCATGCAAGCCTTCTCCGGTCGCCTTGACCCTGCGGGCAACGGCGGCTACGAATGCGGATGCTTGCGAGGCACCAAGAGGAAGTTGAGCCTGTCGCGGATTCGTCCAGCCAGTTGCGACTGATGCCATCGAAATGGAGGGAGATGCTCGCTGCCGCGATGCGCTCGCGGTGGGTGGCAACAGCCGCTGTCGTCGCGGCTGCGATCCACCTGATCGAGTTGGTGCGCAATACCTATCCGCGCAAATTGCCGGGCCTGGA
This portion of the Candidatus Binataceae bacterium genome encodes:
- a CDS encoding CPBP family intramembrane glutamic endopeptidase; translated protein: MSFTSRLALTLAAAIGAAVLLAPIAGMLVAVAGFHIPFPRIFDRVVMVTVFVALLWNSRGLRFIPLLSAGFANPAGNLGRALRGFVAALVVIAILGALALAMGGWASASLAAAASRFPKYLLSAIAIAIMEEAFFRAFLLGGLKRDFGRMGALILSAAVYSIAHLVRSPSAFYVNGFEPGAGLITLAHSVDQMRHPTTAIPVMLGLFLLGIVLGEAFLQTGNVYLSAGLHCGFVLGSKLWPKLIAGRNAIPLWLAGVGPVPLIGGAAAWAMAIVLFFLLRPLGADRRT